The sequence TCCGATTGAGACGGCGCAGTTGGTCGTTAGTGCCGCTGTGAGGAACGCGCAAGCGTTTCTGATCCTGGCCGGGGCCTTGAACGATGCAGGGCACTTCTCGAATGGAATGAACCTCTATGCGTATCTTGGGGCGAATGCGGTCAATAGTACCGATCCATCTGGTCTGAAGGAGCACCACATTTGGCCGCTGCACCTGGGAGGACCGAGTGACGGTCCGGGGATCGATCTTGATGACGCCAGCCACCAGGCGTTTCACGACTACCTCAGCAAGAAGGGTTTCCCGTTTGGCGACAAGGGTCGGGCCAAATGGGCCGCACTGAGCGATGCGGAACGGCGGGGGTATATCTGCGATGCAGCACGGGCCGCAGGCGTGGACGTGACAGATAAGGGCTTCCAGAAGGCCCTCAAAGAAGCGGCGAAGGAGGCAAACGCAATCATACGCAAAGCGAAAGGCGCTGATTTTCTACAACCGCGAGCAGCATGCAGGTACGTCTTGCGACTGGAAAAGGCCGAGAACGGGGTCGCCGACAAGCTGGTCAGACGGGTGTCAGGCGGACGGCTCGACAAACTCGGCGCAATCGGCAAAGGAA comes from Phycisphaerae bacterium and encodes:
- a CDS encoding RHS repeat-associated core domain-containing protein, which encodes QGLFFYSFNTADSLSLNAAGLYHNRNRWYSPALGRFTSRDPIETAQLVVSAAVRNAQAFLILAGALNDAGHFSNGMNLYAYLGANAVNSTDPSGLKEHHIWPLHLGGPSDGPGIDLDDASHQAFHDYLSKKGFPFGDKGRAKWAALSDAERRGYICDAARAAGVDVTDKGFQKALKEAAKEANAIIRKAKGADFLQPRAACRYVLRLEKAENGVADKLVRRVSGGRLDKLGAIGKGMAVVGGVMYGMQMMDSLRIDNPYVWELAVISRRIQNTGQMTIMDEAAAADDLYHLTGDCFSGAYAWNYWRDTVW